A single Streptomyces mirabilis DNA region contains:
- the msrA gene encoding peptide-methionine (S)-S-oxide reductase MsrA translates to MFLHSRTPQLPTAEQALRGRPEPIFTVTDRHTVLGNPLLGPYPEGLEIADFGMGCFWGAERKFWQLPTGVYTTLVGYQGGFTEHPTYEEVCSGLTGHTEVVRVVHDPGLISYERLLQVFWESHNPTQGFRQGNDVGTQYRSAVYTHTPAQAATAASSRAAYQKVLTSSGYGTITTELLPAESRTFYPAEDYHQQYLSGSKNPDGYCGSGGTGVSCPIGVAKAEG, encoded by the coding sequence ATGTTCCTGCACAGCCGTACCCCTCAGCTCCCGACCGCCGAACAGGCACTGCGCGGCCGCCCGGAGCCGATCTTCACGGTCACCGACCGCCACACCGTCCTCGGCAACCCCCTCCTCGGCCCCTACCCCGAGGGCCTGGAGATCGCCGACTTCGGCATGGGCTGTTTCTGGGGCGCCGAGCGCAAGTTCTGGCAGCTCCCGACGGGCGTGTACACGACCCTGGTCGGCTATCAGGGCGGCTTCACCGAGCACCCCACCTACGAGGAGGTCTGCTCGGGCCTGACCGGCCACACGGAGGTCGTCCGCGTGGTCCACGACCCCGGCCTCATCTCCTACGAGCGCCTCCTCCAGGTCTTCTGGGAGTCCCACAACCCGACCCAGGGCTTCCGCCAGGGCAACGACGTCGGCACCCAGTACCGCTCCGCCGTCTACACCCACACCCCCGCCCAGGCAGCCACCGCGGCCTCCTCCCGCGCCGCCTACCAGAAGGTCCTGACCTCCTCCGGCTACGGCACCATCACCACCGAACTCCTCCCCGCGGAAAGCCGTACCTTCTACCCGGCCGAGGACTATCACCAGCAGTACCTTTCGGGCAGCAAAAACCCGGACGGGTACTGCGGGTCGGGCGGAACCGGTGTGTCCTGCCCGATCGGCGTTGCCAAGGCCGAAGGCTGA
- a CDS encoding cystathionine gamma-synthase codes for MSDRHISQHFETLAIHAGNTADPLTGAVVPPIYQVSTYKQDGVGGLRGGYEYSRSANPTRTALEENLAALEGGRRGLAFASGLAAEDCLLRTLLSPGDHVVIPNDAYGGTFRLFAKVVSRWGVEWSVADTSDPAAVRAALTPKTKVVWVETPSNPLLGITDIAAVAQIAREAGARLVVDNTFATPYLQQPLALGADVVVHSLTKYMGGHSDVVGGALIVGDQALGEELAYHQNAMGAVAGPFDSWLVLRGTKTLSVRMDRHSENATKIADMLTRHARVTRVLYPGLPEHPGHEIAAKQMKAFGGMVSFQVEGGEEAAVEVCNRAKVFTLGESLGGVESLIEHPGRMTHASAAGSALEVPADLVRLSVGIENVDDLLQDLQQALG; via the coding sequence ATGAGCGACAGGCACATCAGTCAGCACTTCGAGACCCTCGCGATCCACGCGGGCAACACCGCCGATCCCCTCACCGGCGCGGTCGTCCCGCCGATCTACCAGGTCTCGACCTACAAGCAGGACGGCGTCGGAGGGCTGCGCGGCGGTTACGAGTACAGCCGCAGCGCCAACCCCACCAGGACCGCCCTGGAAGAGAACCTCGCCGCCCTGGAGGGCGGTCGTCGCGGCCTCGCGTTCGCGTCCGGACTGGCGGCCGAGGACTGCCTGTTGCGTACGCTGCTCAGCCCCGGCGACCACGTGGTCATCCCGAACGACGCGTACGGCGGTACGTTCCGCCTCTTCGCGAAGGTCGTCTCGCGGTGGGGCGTCGAGTGGTCCGTGGCCGACACCAGCGACCCGGCCGCCGTACGGGCCGCCCTCACGCCGAAGACCAAGGTCGTGTGGGTGGAGACCCCCTCCAACCCGCTTCTCGGCATCACCGACATCGCCGCGGTCGCGCAGATCGCGCGTGAGGCGGGCGCCCGGCTCGTCGTCGACAACACCTTCGCCACCCCCTACCTGCAGCAGCCGCTCGCGCTCGGCGCGGACGTCGTCGTGCACTCGCTGACCAAGTACATGGGCGGCCACTCGGACGTCGTCGGCGGCGCGCTGATCGTCGGCGACCAGGCGCTCGGCGAGGAGCTGGCGTACCACCAGAACGCGATGGGCGCGGTCGCCGGGCCCTTCGACTCCTGGCTGGTGCTGCGCGGCACCAAGACGCTCTCGGTGCGCATGGACCGGCACAGCGAGAACGCCACCAAGATCGCCGACATGCTCACCCGGCACGCGCGCGTGACCCGCGTTCTCTACCCGGGCCTCCCGGAGCACCCCGGTCACGAGATCGCCGCCAAGCAGATGAAGGCGTTCGGCGGCATGGTCTCCTTCCAGGTCGAGGGCGGCGAGGAAGCGGCCGTCGAGGTCTGCAACCGCGCCAAGGTCTTCACCCTCGGTGAGTCCCTGGGCGGCGTGGAGTCCCTGATCGAGCACCCCGGGCGCATGACGCACGCGTCCGCCGCCGGTTCGGCCCTGGAGGTCCCCGCCGACCTCGTCCGCCTCTCCGTAGGCATCGAGAACGTCGACGACCTGCTCCAGGACCTGCAGCAGGCCCTCGGCTAA